A part of Rhinolophus ferrumequinum isolate MPI-CBG mRhiFer1 chromosome 11, mRhiFer1_v1.p, whole genome shotgun sequence genomic DNA contains:
- the C11H11orf52 gene encoding uncharacterized protein C11orf52 homolog, translated as MGNRLCCVKSWSCPSIFQRKKKTGSQPRWTLKQQQQQQLNGTKGHDSTGHRCERVLEQPASQERNQGLRSEDSGLYYADIQVCSRTQPRSAQEVKHLQLQNATEYATLCFPQATPCYDSKNRTLV; from the exons GAGTTGCCCATCAATTttccagaggaaaaagaaaacag GGAGTCAACCAAGATGGACactgaagcagcagcagcagcagcagctgaatGGCACAAAG GGCCATGACTCAACAGGACACAGGTGTGAGCGGGTGTTAGAGCAGCCTGCATCTCAGGAGAGGAATCAAGGCCTCAGATCAGAGGACAGCGGCTTATATTACGCAGACATTCAAGTGTGCAGCCGGACCCAGCCACGCTCTGCCCAGGAGGTGAAGCACCTGCAGTTACAAAATGCTACAGAGTATGCCACACTTTGCTTCCCCCAGGCCACACCCTGCTATGACAGCAAGAACAGGACCCTAGTGTGA